From the genome of uncultured Bacteroides sp.:
CTGAGTAACCTTATTATGCCCTGATTAACATCGTTAATTTAAACCTGAAAAATTCAGGTAGAACAATTCTGTAAATTAGGAGGTATTTGAATGAAAAAAGACAAACTGCTGAAAAGGTGTATTGTTTTAGTAATAGGGTTATTTATTATGGCTATCGGGGTAGCTTTATCCATAAAGGCCAATCTGGGAACATCGCCGGTATCTTGCGTACCGTACGTTTATAGTTTAGGTTTTCCAATGACAGTAGGGCTATTATCAATCATAGTCAATGTATTAATGATCCTATTGCAAATTGTATTACTAAGAAAAGAGTATCAACTCATACAGCTCGTACAACTACCTGTAGCTCTTATCTTTGGGTTCTTCATCGACTTCGCCATGTTTCTGTTATCAGGTCTTCAAACATCAAATTATATCTACCAATGGACACTTTGCTTGCTAAGTTGTGTGATCATTGCATTTGGTGTATTTCTTGAAGTAAAAGCCAACGTTACATATCTTGCCGGAGAAGGATTATCAATTGCAATTTCCAAAGCTTTCAACAAAGAATTCGGTAAAGCCAAGGTAGGTGTTGATGCTTCTTTAGTTATCATTGGAGTTGCTAGTTCTTTTATTCTGCTACACAGATTGGAAGGTATACGCGAAGGAACCATTGCTGCAGCTCTGTTAGTAGGTACCATTGCACGATTCTATAATAAGAATTTTAAATTTATTGATTCGTTAGTCTACATTGATAAAAAAGAAGTCAGCGAACAAGTCAGTATAGTTAGTCAGGAAAAGAAGATTGTTATTACC
Proteins encoded in this window:
- a CDS encoding cytidylate kinase family protein, with translation MKKDKLLKRCIVLVIGLFIMAIGVALSIKANLGTSPVSCVPYVYSLGFPMTVGLLSIIVNVLMILLQIVLLRKEYQLIQLVQLPVALIFGFFIDFAMFLLSGLQTSNYIYQWTLCLLSCVIIAFGVFLEVKANVTYLAGEGLSIAISKAFNKEFGKAKVGVDASLVIIGVASSFILLHRLEGIREGTIAAALLVGTIARFYNKNFKFIDSLVYIDKKEVSEQVSIVSQEKKIVITIAREFGSGGHEIGEIIAKELGISFYDTKLIDLSATESGLTPEYVKEHEQKLANNLLFDLYEQNYAYVNEEMPPLDTLFMVQSKVIRDICEKESCVIVGRCADYVLKNNPDCFNIFIHADKKFRIERIIKEYGIAADMAEKELERKDRDRTNYCKHYTHRTWGMASNYNLTIDSSIFGPEKSAALIIDALNKNLKVYNE